Proteins from a genomic interval of Candidatus Dormiibacterota bacterium:
- the pyrF gene encoding orotidine-5'-phosphate decarboxylase, producing the protein MTFKSKLQASEDATGSILCLGLDPEPDLLPPSIERSPAGIAEFVQTIVEAVGDSVSSYKLNLAFYELWGREASWLLDKALAALPKDRPVILDAKRGDVGSTAQAYAHAMFEAWGADAVTVHPYLGYDSVAPFLAHKEKEVFIVCRTSNPGATEFQHLRSDGEALYRHIARAGVRWDHHGNVAFVVGATAPAELRDVRQIAGDRLLLVPGIGAQGADLAAALKAALRADGRGAIIPISRGILFASAGADYADAAHAAARQYRDAINALRPEPATARG; encoded by the coding sequence ATGACCTTTAAGTCAAAATTGCAGGCCAGCGAGGACGCTACCGGCTCGATCCTCTGCCTCGGCCTTGACCCCGAACCCGACCTGCTGCCGCCATCGATCGAACGCTCGCCGGCGGGCATCGCCGAATTCGTACAGACCATCGTCGAGGCCGTTGGCGATTCGGTCTCCTCCTACAAGCTCAACCTGGCGTTCTACGAGCTATGGGGGAGGGAGGCCAGCTGGTTGCTGGATAAGGCGCTGGCCGCGTTGCCCAAAGACCGCCCGGTCATCCTCGATGCCAAGCGTGGCGACGTCGGCAGCACCGCCCAGGCGTACGCGCACGCGATGTTCGAGGCTTGGGGCGCCGACGCCGTCACCGTCCACCCCTACCTGGGTTATGACTCGGTCGCGCCCTTCCTGGCGCACAAGGAGAAGGAAGTCTTCATCGTGTGCCGGACATCGAACCCGGGGGCGACGGAGTTCCAGCATCTGCGCAGCGACGGCGAGGCCCTTTACAGGCATATCGCCCGTGCCGGCGTCCGCTGGGACCATCACGGCAACGTCGCCTTCGTCGTTGGGGCGACCGCGCCGGCCGAGCTGCGGGACGTGCGCCAGATCGCGGGGGACCGCCTGTTGCTCGTCCCCGGTATCGGCGCGCAGGGTGCCGACCTCGCGGCTGCGCTCAAGGCGGCGCTCCGAGCGGATGGGCGAGGGGCGATCATCCCGATCTCACGTGGCATCCTGTTCGCGTCGGCAGGCGCCGACTACGCGGATGCCGCGCACGCGGCGGCACGGCAGTATCGTGACGCGATCAACGCTCTCCGGCCGGAGCCCGCGACGGCCCGAGGCTAA
- the amrA gene encoding AmmeMemoRadiSam system protein A yields the protein MTRSTLSGRSPRRPEAKPISGFLAGALVAHPPILLTEVGGAQSERVRATADAMRQLDGILSAVDAALAVVISPHSPSSMTSLPVRRAAHAAGDLSRFRAPQIRVEAEIDVALAAALVVDGQRAGFSLTWAEQTELDHGVVVPLHGLARTMANKRCIFLGVSGWPLHRFVEFGAWLQHRLQDRSAILIASGDLSHRLTPDAPYGFRPEGPVFDRLVIDALRARAWEQIEALDPDLVEEAGECGLRPLAILLGAGRAANLTSEVLSYEGPFGVGYPVVAFTASDTQKVVLDIQTLGRYAIDTYLRTRQLIQPPEPIPVELQAPSAVFVTLRKHGELRGCVGSVRPTEATAAHELIRYAVASAVRDPRFDPVRLDEVSALTIKVQLLDPPEPVTDIAGLDPHTYGVIVRHRDRQALLLPDIEGIDTSEQQVLAACQKAGIDRHAPLELERFRTRTLE from the coding sequence GTGACGCGATCAACGCTCTCCGGCCGGAGCCCGCGACGGCCCGAGGCTAAACCCATCTCCGGCTTCCTCGCCGGCGCCCTCGTTGCTCATCCCCCCATCCTGCTGACCGAAGTTGGCGGCGCGCAGTCGGAGCGGGTCCGGGCGACCGCTGATGCCATGCGGCAGCTCGACGGCATCCTGTCGGCGGTTGATGCCGCGCTCGCGGTCGTGATCTCGCCGCATAGCCCGTCGAGCATGACGTCGCTGCCGGTTCGTCGAGCGGCCCACGCCGCCGGCGACCTGTCCCGCTTTCGGGCACCCCAGATCCGGGTCGAGGCGGAGATTGACGTGGCGCTCGCGGCCGCGCTGGTCGTCGATGGGCAGCGGGCGGGATTCTCGCTGACGTGGGCGGAGCAGACCGAGCTCGATCATGGCGTGGTGGTTCCGCTGCACGGGCTGGCGCGCACGATGGCGAACAAGCGCTGCATCTTCCTCGGCGTCAGTGGCTGGCCGCTCCACAGGTTCGTCGAATTCGGCGCCTGGTTGCAGCATCGACTCCAGGACCGCTCCGCCATCCTGATCGCCTCCGGCGATCTGTCGCATCGCCTGACGCCGGACGCGCCCTACGGATTCCGCCCGGAAGGGCCGGTCTTCGATCGGCTGGTGATCGACGCCCTTCGCGCGCGGGCGTGGGAGCAGATCGAGGCGCTGGATCCGGACCTCGTCGAGGAGGCCGGCGAGTGTGGTCTTCGCCCGCTCGCGATCCTGCTCGGCGCGGGGCGCGCAGCAAATCTCACGTCCGAGGTCCTCAGCTATGAAGGTCCCTTCGGTGTCGGCTACCCGGTCGTTGCATTCACCGCGTCGGACACCCAAAAAGTGGTGCTCGATATTCAGACGCTGGGTCGTTATGCCATCGACACCTATCTGCGAACCCGCCAATTGATCCAACCGCCGGAGCCGATTCCGGTCGAGCTCCAGGCACCATCGGCGGTTTTCGTGACGCTTCGGAAGCATGGCGAGTTGCGTGGTTGCGTCGGCAGCGTGCGGCCGACCGAGGCAACCGCGGCCCATGAGTTGATTCGGTATGCGGTCGCGTCCGCCGTGCGTGATCCGCGATTCGACCCCGTGCGGCTCGACGAGGTGAGTGCGCTGACGATCAAGGTTCAGTTGCTCGATCCGCCCGAGCCCGTGACCGATATCGCGGGGCTCGACCCGCACACCTACGGGGTCATCGTTCGCCACCGCGATCGGCAGGCACTGCTGCTTCCGGATATCGAAGGGATCGACACGTCCGAGCAGCAGGTCCTCGCCGCGTGTCAGAAAGCCGGCATCGATCGTCACGCACCGCTGGAGCTCGAGCGCTTCCGCACCCGTACCCTCGAGTGA
- a CDS encoding histone deacetylase: MIALLANPEQIGHRSEGHPERPERVTAILEAIKSSDLGLTPEPAPPAPEAMIHRVHDPSYVAMLDRAASSGGGFLDPDTYITPLSMLAARSAAGALVEGVNRVLDGKVDHAVALVRPPGHHAEHAQAMGFCLINNIGVGLIAARAKGIRRIAVLDFDVHHGNGTQHSFENDAEVFYASTHQFPFYPGTGSAGERGAHGNVLNVPLASGSGDPVFLGAWEKKIGPALAAFRPELLLVSAGFDAHEDDPLAGLEVTTGGYRELATLIKGWAIEHCRGRSVWALEGGYNLPALGESVVVCLEVLLNNATERDRRVDTAGDRGYNSGSPD, from the coding sequence GTGATAGCCCTTCTCGCCAACCCTGAGCAAATCGGGCATCGATCCGAAGGCCATCCCGAGCGTCCGGAACGCGTCACCGCCATTCTCGAGGCGATCAAGTCCTCGGACCTCGGCCTTACGCCGGAACCGGCCCCGCCGGCACCAGAGGCGATGATCCATCGCGTCCACGATCCGAGCTATGTGGCGATGCTCGATCGCGCGGCGTCGTCCGGTGGCGGCTTTCTCGACCCTGACACCTACATCACGCCCCTGTCGATGCTGGCCGCGCGCTCCGCAGCCGGCGCCCTGGTCGAAGGGGTCAACCGGGTGCTGGACGGAAAGGTCGATCACGCCGTTGCGCTCGTCCGGCCACCGGGCCATCACGCCGAGCACGCGCAGGCGATGGGCTTCTGTCTGATCAACAACATCGGCGTCGGCCTCATCGCGGCGCGCGCGAAAGGGATTCGCCGCATCGCCGTGCTCGACTTCGATGTCCACCACGGCAACGGTACCCAGCACAGTTTCGAAAACGACGCCGAGGTGTTCTACGCGTCGACTCATCAGTTTCCGTTCTATCCGGGGACCGGCAGTGCCGGCGAGCGAGGAGCGCACGGCAACGTCCTCAACGTCCCGCTCGCCAGTGGCAGCGGAGATCCGGTTTTTCTCGGCGCCTGGGAGAAGAAGATAGGTCCGGCACTCGCAGCCTTCCGTCCAGAACTACTACTGGTGTCGGCCGGCTTCGATGCCCATGAAGACGACCCGCTGGCCGGGCTCGAGGTCACGACCGGCGGCTACCGCGAGCTCGCCACGCTGATCAAGGGATGGGCGATCGAGCATTGTCGTGGGCGGTCGGTCTGGGCCCTCGAAGGTGGTTACAACTTGCCTGCGCTCGGCGAGTCGGTGGTCGTCTGCCTCGAGGTCCTGCTCAATAACGCCACGGAGCGTGACCGTCGCGTGGACACTGCGGGTGATCGAGGGTACAATAGCGGCTCGCCGGACTAA
- a CDS encoding SpoIID/LytB domain-containing protein → MPSERLRQSVGGAVVALLLLVTDVPAHADDPSTLADRLAQVQQEQARQHQRLSALEGQQSQVRQTLAALEAQLAQSNADLAPIAGQAQAIEAQIADAQFQLTRDQLTYEQHLRVFQADMRKLYALGGMRWLEFVFSARSFDDLLNRTIYLQQISVSELQLARKLRAERDTLEAQRRVLAQARADLAPLLDALQARANAIASQVAAVSSYDSELDSLRRQTLIRLAGLQGQSRALQTALDNYETEAALAALRGSGATYGTTCPPAAPPGSVRFCGHGWGHGVGLGQWGAKGMALAGLNFRFIDQHFYTGATGASLDTGNTPIHVAVLWGTATYRVVPSGPAQLIAGGRVTNVGAGQSLSFAASGGVQKLVPTSASTRMAVYGPSGRYHAYRGTIVAQPSGGLLYIINVLPIEDYLRGLGEVPSSWPLEAIKAQIVAARCYALTHMGSTGLYDVDDTTQFQVYRGIDSESGPQNAAVDQTAGQVLMYGGRVIEAFFSASDGGHTANVSDVFGGSLATYPYLRGVLDPWDIVAPRHTWYTAIYSYAALERVYFSGADVATYGHLKGFDLRDRDASDRLNTVGLIGTRGVKRIGVSAFLHAFNRSPLTGTDVLWNEMFGTTPSNTWRYW, encoded by the coding sequence GTGCCATCCGAGCGTTTGAGGCAGTCCGTCGGCGGCGCCGTTGTGGCGCTGCTGCTCCTCGTCACCGACGTGCCGGCGCACGCGGATGATCCCAGCACGCTCGCGGACCGTTTGGCACAGGTTCAGCAGGAGCAGGCCCGGCAGCATCAGCGGTTGAGCGCGCTCGAGGGTCAGCAGAGCCAGGTGCGGCAAACGCTGGCGGCCCTCGAAGCGCAGCTGGCGCAGAGCAACGCCGACCTGGCACCGATCGCTGGGCAGGCGCAAGCCATCGAGGCGCAAATCGCTGACGCGCAGTTTCAGCTGACCCGCGACCAGCTGACGTACGAGCAGCACCTGCGGGTTTTCCAGGCGGACATGCGCAAGCTCTATGCGCTGGGCGGCATGCGCTGGCTCGAGTTCGTCTTTTCCGCGCGCAGTTTCGACGATCTGCTCAACCGCACCATTTATCTGCAACAGATCTCGGTCAGCGAGCTGCAGCTGGCCCGCAAGCTGCGCGCCGAGCGCGACACGTTGGAGGCGCAGCGGCGAGTGCTGGCGCAGGCTCGGGCCGACCTCGCGCCGCTCCTCGATGCGCTGCAGGCGCGGGCGAACGCCATCGCCAGCCAGGTGGCCGCGGTCTCCAGTTATGACAGCGAGCTGGACAGCCTTCGGCGCCAGACGCTGATCCGGCTTGCCGGACTTCAAGGCCAGAGCCGCGCGCTGCAGACGGCGCTCGACAACTACGAGACGGAAGCGGCGCTTGCGGCTCTCCGCGGCTCCGGCGCCACCTATGGAACGACCTGCCCGCCCGCGGCACCGCCAGGGTCGGTGCGCTTCTGCGGTCACGGTTGGGGCCATGGGGTGGGGCTTGGACAGTGGGGTGCGAAGGGCATGGCGCTGGCTGGACTCAATTTCCGGTTCATCGATCAGCACTTCTACACGGGCGCGACCGGGGCCAGCCTCGATACCGGCAACACCCCGATCCACGTCGCGGTCCTCTGGGGAACGGCGACCTACCGCGTCGTCCCAAGCGGACCCGCGCAGCTGATCGCCGGTGGCCGCGTCACCAACGTGGGGGCGGGCCAGTCGCTCTCATTCGCCGCGTCGGGCGGTGTGCAGAAGCTGGTGCCGACCTCGGCCAGCACCCGAATGGCCGTTTACGGACCATCCGGTCGGTATCACGCCTATCGCGGAACCATCGTGGCGCAGCCGAGCGGCGGGCTGCTCTACATCATCAACGTGTTGCCCATCGAGGACTACCTGCGCGGCCTGGGCGAAGTCCCGTCGAGCTGGCCGCTGGAGGCGATCAAGGCCCAGATCGTGGCGGCTCGGTGCTATGCGCTCACGCACATGGGAAGCACCGGCCTGTATGACGTCGACGACACCACGCAGTTTCAGGTCTATCGCGGGATCGATTCCGAGAGCGGACCGCAGAATGCGGCGGTCGATCAAACCGCAGGTCAGGTGTTGATGTACGGCGGGCGCGTGATCGAAGCCTTCTTCTCGGCTTCCGACGGCGGGCACACCGCGAATGTGTCGGACGTGTTTGGTGGCTCGCTCGCGACCTATCCATACCTGCGAGGCGTGCTGGATCCCTGGGACATCGTGGCGCCGCGTCATACCTGGTACACGGCCATCTATTCGTATGCTGCCCTGGAGCGGGTCTACTTCAGCGGCGCCGACGTTGCCACGTACGGGCATCTCAAGGGATTTGACCTGCGCGACCGCGATGCCTCCGATCGGCTCAACACCGTTGGCTTGATTGGAACCCGGGGCGTCAAACGGATTGGCGTCTCTGCCTTCCTCCACGCGTTCAACCGCTCGCCGCTGACCGGCACGGACGTACTCTGGAACGAGATGTTCGGCACGACACCGTCGAACACCTGGCGCTACTGGTAG
- a CDS encoding VOC family protein produces MEQRITMVTLGVKDLARARAFYEALGWTGAQQPDNEVAFYQAGGMIFGLWAALGGHGAPGIELAHNVRSPEEVDALLAEAKRAGGTIRRPAARAEWGGYTGAFADPEGYVWEVAHNPDWTLADDGSVRLG; encoded by the coding sequence ATCGAACAGCGCATCACTATGGTGACGCTCGGCGTGAAGGATCTGGCCCGTGCCCGCGCCTTCTACGAGGCGCTTGGCTGGACCGGCGCGCAGCAACCCGACAACGAGGTCGCCTTCTACCAGGCGGGGGGAATGATCTTCGGGCTGTGGGCCGCGCTCGGTGGTCACGGTGCGCCCGGGATCGAGTTGGCGCACAACGTCCGCTCACCCGAGGAGGTCGATGCGCTGCTCGCCGAAGCGAAGCGCGCCGGTGGAACGATCAGGCGCCCGGCCGCACGCGCCGAATGGGGCGGCTACACGGGCGCCTTCGCCGATCCCGAGGGCTACGTGTGGGAGGTCGCCCACAATCCGGACTGGACACTGGCGGATGACGGCTCGGTCCGGCTAGGTTAG
- a CDS encoding TadE/TadG family type IV pilus assembly protein → MKVLSRSPMHRRRGQSLAEMAVVIPVLVFLLMGGFDASVMISDKITAGYGVRQGARLAAEIGGSQTTGLTTAVVDNQIVRNVLAVAKGLTAATPTEIDIYAPTRADGSYSPGDPLDQYFISAGGGVSPGTQTFPVQNRQQTPPNETSIGVRILWTYTPPAGIFPSNMQLQDYAVMKAAPLLI, encoded by the coding sequence ATGAAGGTCCTTTCACGCAGCCCGATGCATCGTAGGCGCGGCCAGTCGCTGGCCGAGATGGCGGTGGTCATCCCCGTGCTTGTCTTTCTTCTGATGGGTGGCTTCGATGCCAGCGTCATGATCTCGGACAAGATCACCGCCGGCTACGGCGTCCGGCAGGGTGCGCGCCTGGCTGCGGAGATCGGCGGGTCGCAGACCACCGGCCTCACCACCGCGGTGGTGGACAACCAGATCGTCCGCAACGTCCTCGCGGTGGCGAAGGGCCTGACGGCGGCAACCCCAACTGAAATCGATATCTACGCGCCGACGCGCGCCGATGGCAGCTATTCGCCTGGCGACCCGCTCGATCAGTACTTCATCTCGGCAGGGGGCGGAGTCTCTCCGGGCACCCAGACGTTTCCTGTTCAGAACCGCCAGCAGACGCCGCCCAACGAGACCTCGATCGGCGTCCGAATCCTCTGGACGTACACGCCTCCGGCCGGGATTTTTCCCAGCAACATGCAGCTCCAGGATTACGCAGTCATGAAGGCGGCCCCATTACTCATATGA
- a CDS encoding TadE/TadG family type IV pilus assembly protein has protein sequence MTEFALVVPVLLVLIMGVLDGALLMFSVGTARYSSAEGSRVAATLGNVANTDSQVVTTIRNTVSGTQLFTVDEVDIYKLDADGSGNLTQNIAKTNKYKLDGTPLNSIPWPASGRDVGNGTSDFIGVTVNYTYTWKAGFFAPLGPLKTTAVSWVRIEPQSY, from the coding sequence ATGACCGAGTTCGCGCTCGTCGTCCCGGTCCTGCTGGTGCTGATCATGGGCGTGCTCGACGGCGCCCTGCTGATGTTCAGCGTCGGAACGGCCCGCTATTCGTCCGCGGAAGGGTCGCGGGTCGCCGCCACGCTCGGCAACGTCGCGAATACTGACAGCCAGGTGGTGACCACGATTCGCAACACGGTTAGCGGAACCCAGCTCTTCACGGTCGACGAGGTTGACATCTACAAGCTCGACGCGGACGGGAGTGGCAACCTGACGCAAAATATCGCGAAAACCAACAAGTACAAGCTAGACGGGACGCCGCTCAACTCCATCCCGTGGCCCGCCTCGGGCCGCGACGTGGGGAACGGCACCAGCGACTTCATCGGCGTCACCGTCAACTACACCTACACCTGGAAAGCCGGGTTCTTCGCCCCCCTCGGGCCGCTGAAGACGACGGCCGTGTCCTGGGTCCGGATTGAGCCACAGAGCTACTGA
- the acnA gene encoding aconitate hydratase AcnA, with protein MIAARRRLASTTLDYYPLSRLAEAGFGDPTGLPITVKILLEGLLRVEEAGRVDETSLRALSRWPEAPPPGAEVPYLPSRVLLQDFTGVPAVLDLAAMRSAMQRAGKDAGRIDPLVQADLVIDHSVQVDAFGSLGSYARNIEREYERNGERYALLRWAQQAFHNFSVVPPGMGICHQVNLERLSRVVQVRKDAKGSYALPDTLLGTDSHTTMVNGLGVLGWGVGGIEAEAALLGQPTYLPTPVVLGVRMTGALRPGATATDLVLTLTEMLRKHGVVNKFVEFCGAGLSSLSVPDRATLSNMCPEYGATASLFPVDQQTLRYLETTGRDRQLIDLVERYTREQGMFRTDESPTPVFDELLDLDLKAVEPSVAGPKRPQDRVALPNVWQSFKTAFAMDDHPGNNDLARFDNEGGVAEAAGEPQHATAVKARPAQQVRNGSVVIAAITSCTNTSNPSVMVAAGLLAKRAVERGLRVSPTVKTSLAPGSRVVTDYLKAAGLMPYLEQLGFYLVGYGCTTCIGNSGPLASAEVEAAVEKEKLNVVAVLSGNRNFEGRIHPLVRASYLASPPLVVAYALAGDIRRNLATDPLGTDTNGKDVFLRELWPSAEEVNEAIRTSLKVEMFTREYERIFDGDENWQRMSAPTGPSYEWDPTSTYVREPPFFDGINAKPLPLTDIVGARALVILGNSITTDHISPAGSIPPDSPAGRYLVEHAVERSEFNSYGARRGNHEVLVRGTFGNIRLRNLLTSREGFWTTHLPDAQEMTIFEAAERYRAEGVPLVAFAGKEYGSGSSRDWAAKGPLLLGIRAVIAESFERIHRSNLVGMGILPLEFLPGESLQSLGLSGKEAFAIRGLAAGLKPGQRIQVEAAGDSGARQRFTVVCRLDNQTDVEYLRHGGVLPMVLRQLMAA; from the coding sequence ATGATTGCCGCCCGACGACGACTCGCCTCCACGACGCTTGATTACTATCCGCTGAGTCGACTCGCGGAGGCAGGCTTCGGCGACCCGACCGGGCTCCCGATCACGGTCAAGATCCTGCTGGAGGGTCTGTTGCGTGTAGAAGAGGCCGGTCGCGTGGACGAGACCAGCCTGCGTGCTCTCAGCCGATGGCCGGAGGCGCCGCCCCCCGGGGCCGAGGTGCCCTATCTCCCCTCTCGGGTGTTGCTCCAGGATTTCACCGGCGTGCCGGCGGTGCTGGACCTGGCCGCGATGCGATCGGCGATGCAGCGTGCTGGCAAGGATGCCGGACGGATCGACCCGCTCGTCCAGGCCGACCTGGTCATCGACCACTCCGTCCAGGTCGACGCCTTCGGGTCGTTGGGATCCTATGCCCGCAACATCGAGCGCGAATACGAGCGGAACGGCGAACGCTACGCCCTCCTGCGCTGGGCCCAGCAGGCGTTTCACAACTTCAGTGTCGTCCCGCCCGGGATGGGCATCTGCCACCAGGTCAACCTCGAACGGCTGAGCCGCGTCGTCCAGGTGCGCAAGGACGCCAAGGGAAGTTACGCGCTGCCCGACACGTTGCTCGGGACCGACTCGCACACGACCATGGTCAACGGGTTGGGCGTGCTCGGCTGGGGCGTGGGCGGCATCGAGGCGGAGGCCGCGCTGCTCGGACAGCCGACCTACCTCCCGACACCGGTGGTCCTCGGTGTGCGCATGACCGGGGCGTTGCGGCCAGGCGCAACCGCGACCGACCTGGTCCTGACGCTGACCGAGATGCTCCGCAAGCACGGCGTGGTGAATAAATTTGTCGAGTTCTGCGGCGCCGGCCTCTCCAGTCTGTCCGTGCCTGACCGCGCGACTCTCTCCAACATGTGCCCGGAGTACGGCGCCACGGCTTCCCTCTTCCCCGTCGACCAGCAGACGCTGCGCTACCTGGAGACGACCGGGCGGGATCGCCAGTTGATCGACCTCGTCGAGCGCTACACGCGCGAGCAGGGCATGTTCCGCACCGACGAGTCCCCGACGCCCGTCTTCGACGAGCTTCTCGACCTCGACCTCAAGGCCGTCGAGCCCAGCGTCGCGGGACCGAAGCGGCCCCAGGATCGCGTGGCACTCCCCAACGTCTGGCAGAGCTTCAAGACCGCCTTCGCGATGGACGATCATCCGGGAAACAACGACCTGGCCCGCTTCGACAACGAGGGCGGTGTCGCGGAGGCCGCGGGCGAGCCTCAGCACGCCACCGCCGTCAAAGCCCGTCCGGCCCAACAGGTGCGCAACGGCTCGGTCGTGATCGCGGCCATCACCAGCTGCACCAACACCTCGAACCCCTCGGTAATGGTGGCCGCCGGCTTGCTGGCCAAACGCGCCGTCGAGCGCGGGCTGCGCGTTTCGCCCACGGTCAAGACCAGCCTGGCCCCGGGATCGCGCGTCGTTACCGACTATCTCAAGGCGGCCGGCTTGATGCCCTACCTGGAGCAGCTCGGCTTCTACCTGGTTGGCTACGGCTGCACGACCTGCATCGGCAACAGCGGTCCCCTCGCCAGCGCCGAGGTCGAGGCCGCCGTCGAGAAGGAGAAACTCAACGTGGTCGCCGTCCTCAGCGGGAACCGCAACTTCGAGGGCCGCATCCATCCGTTGGTCCGCGCCAGCTATCTCGCCTCACCGCCGCTGGTCGTCGCCTATGCGCTCGCCGGGGACATCCGCCGCAACCTGGCCACCGACCCGCTGGGAACCGACACGAACGGCAAGGACGTCTTCCTGCGAGAGCTCTGGCCCTCCGCCGAAGAGGTCAACGAAGCGATCCGGACCTCGCTCAAGGTCGAGATGTTCACCCGGGAATACGAGCGCATCTTCGATGGCGATGAGAACTGGCAACGGATGTCGGCGCCAACCGGACCCTCCTACGAGTGGGATCCGACCTCGACATACGTCCGCGAGCCTCCCTTCTTCGACGGCATCAACGCCAAACCGCTACCGCTGACCGACATCGTCGGGGCACGGGCGCTCGTCATCCTTGGCAACTCGATCACGACCGACCACATCTCGCCCGCGGGAAGCATCCCGCCCGACAGCCCGGCCGGCCGCTACCTGGTCGAGCATGCCGTCGAGCGCAGCGAGTTCAACAGCTACGGGGCCCGGCGCGGCAACCACGAGGTCCTGGTGCGCGGCACGTTCGGCAACATCCGGCTGCGCAATCTGCTCACCTCGCGGGAGGGCTTCTGGACGACGCACCTCCCGGACGCGCAAGAGATGACGATTTTCGAGGCGGCCGAGCGCTACCGCGCCGAGGGCGTGCCTCTGGTCGCATTCGCCGGCAAGGAGTATGGATCGGGAAGCTCGCGCGATTGGGCGGCCAAAGGGCCGCTCCTGCTCGGGATTCGTGCGGTGATCGCCGAAAGCTTCGAGCGCATCCACCGCAGCAACCTGGTTGGGATGGGCATTCTGCCGCTGGAGTTCCTGCCGGGCGAATCGCTACAGTCGCTCGGCCTGAGCGGCAAGGAGGCCTTTGCGATCCGGGGGCTGGCTGCCGGGCTGAAGCCGGGGCAGCGCATCCAGGTCGAGGCCGCCGGCGACTCGGGCGCCCGACAACGGTTCACGGTGGTCTGCCGGCTCGACAACCAAACCGACGTCGAGTACCTGCGCCATGGCGGGGTTCTGCCGATGGTGCTGCGCCAGCTGATGGCGGCCTGA
- a CDS encoding tyrosine-type recombinase/integrase, whose protein sequence is MPTVSTTSPTQAPPVASALAERVRGFLEACEIDRNLSPLTIRQYDHYLNNLLGWLGREEPEVKDLPDLTTEVVRRYKLALARHVNAHTGRPLTRATQTYFLIALRSMLRYWTRQGLEVLAPDRIELGKAASRSLKFLDADQLRRLLAAPDVNDLRGLRDRALLETFFSTGLRLAELARLDRDHINLKTREFGVIGKGRKPRVVFLSDAASDALVRYLQTRHDRWKPVFIRMKGAVDQTPGGAGMRMSTRSIERAVQKYVRVAGLGVKATPHTLRHSFATDLLSNGADLRAVQELLGHANLNTTQIYTHVTNPQLRAAHRKFHSGNRE, encoded by the coding sequence GTGCCCACCGTCTCCACCACGTCCCCGACGCAGGCACCTCCGGTGGCGAGCGCCCTCGCCGAGCGGGTGCGCGGCTTCCTCGAGGCGTGCGAGATCGATCGCAACCTCAGCCCGCTGACGATCCGCCAGTACGACCACTACCTCAATAACCTGCTCGGCTGGCTCGGCCGGGAGGAGCCGGAGGTCAAGGACCTGCCCGACCTCACGACCGAGGTGGTCCGCCGCTACAAGCTCGCGCTCGCCCGCCACGTCAACGCGCACACCGGTCGTCCCCTGACACGGGCCACCCAGACCTATTTCCTGATCGCGCTCCGCTCGATGCTGCGCTACTGGACCCGGCAGGGCCTGGAGGTGCTCGCGCCAGACCGGATCGAGCTTGGCAAGGCCGCCTCGCGCTCGCTGAAGTTCCTAGACGCGGACCAGCTGCGCCGCCTGCTCGCCGCCCCGGACGTCAACGACCTACGGGGCCTGCGGGACCGCGCGCTGCTCGAGACTTTCTTCAGCACCGGGTTGCGGCTCGCCGAACTGGCGCGCCTGGATCGCGACCACATCAACTTGAAGACCCGCGAATTCGGGGTCATCGGCAAAGGGCGAAAGCCGCGCGTCGTCTTCCTCAGCGATGCCGCGAGCGATGCGCTGGTCCGCTACCTGCAGACGCGCCACGATCGGTGGAAACCGGTGTTCATCCGGATGAAGGGCGCCGTGGACCAGACGCCGGGCGGTGCTGGCATGCGGATGTCGACCCGCTCGATCGAGCGAGCGGTGCAGAAGTACGTGCGGGTCGCCGGGCTGGGGGTGAAGGCGACACCGCACACCTTGCGCCACTCCTTCGCCACCGACCTGCTCTCCAACGGCGCGGACCTGCGCGCCGTCCAGGAGCTACTCGGGCACGCGAATCTCAACACCACGCAGATCTACACCCATGTGACGAATCCCCAGCTGCGCGCCGCGCATCGCAAGTTCCACAGCGGAAATCGCGAGTGA
- a CDS encoding PadR family transcriptional regulator — protein MWSRREFRFDQFRRQMFERGDLKYVILDQLKDKPAHGYELIKALEERFGGFYAPSPGAVYPTLQMLEDMAYVSSVQEDGRKIYSITDAGRAFMTERRPQVDEVFSRMKERWGAEWGPNAHRMMHDLRNDMRDLGRSVATEARNRWPNPEQQRRIRDVIARAKAEIQAILSEQPAAKV, from the coding sequence ATGTGGTCACGCCGTGAGTTCCGTTTCGACCAGTTCCGCCGCCAGATGTTCGAGCGCGGCGACCTCAAGTACGTCATCCTCGACCAGCTCAAGGACAAGCCCGCCCACGGGTACGAGCTGATCAAGGCCCTCGAGGAGCGCTTCGGCGGGTTCTACGCCCCCAGCCCGGGCGCCGTCTACCCAACCCTCCAGATGCTCGAGGACATGGCCTACGTCAGCTCCGTCCAGGAGGACGGCCGCAAGATCTACAGCATCACGGACGCGGGTCGCGCGTTCATGACCGAGCGCCGTCCGCAGGTCGACGAGGTCTTCAGCCGCATGAAGGAGCGCTGGGGCGCCGAGTGGGGCCCGAATGCGCACCGGATGATGCACGACCTGCGCAACGACATGCGCGACCTGGGCCGCTCCGTGGCGACCGAGGCCCGCAACCGCTGGCCGAATCCCGAGCAGCAGCGCCGCATCCGCGACGTCATCGCCCGAGCGAAGGCCGAGATTCAGGCGATTCTCTCCGAGCAACCCGCGGCGAAAGTCTAG